From the Cytophagia bacterium CHB2 genome, one window contains:
- a CDS encoding 3-deoxy-7-phosphoheptulonate synthase, translating into MLVILHPNIDESSESFQTTLSYLNNLPQIRIQKHEVQGRQQKLTEIYLIGDTKKLSLETIAALPAVERVIRISEEYRILGRHKDGNRATGFTYNGIHFDQNTLIVFAGLCAVDNRKHVEIMMRALQENGQTCTRMGAYKPRTNPYSFQGHGKSCLPYVFELAGKYGIKIIAMEITHEDHVEEIDECLTQTGNPTGVLLQIGTRNTQNFELLKAIGRQKKYPVLLKRGFGISLAESLNAAEYLASEGNSNVIFCLRGMKNAFAEPHRNMVDFSHVPVVKRLTRMPVCIDPSHSVGSRARAPDGLLDIFHATTQGVIAGANMILVDFHPDPPSALVDGPQALLLEELPHFLADVQIARRAYLQRLELTKEVTG; encoded by the coding sequence ATGCTCGTTATTCTTCACCCCAACATCGACGAAAGCTCGGAATCGTTTCAGACGACTTTATCCTACCTCAACAATTTGCCCCAAATTCGAATTCAAAAACACGAGGTACAGGGCCGGCAGCAAAAGCTCACGGAGATTTATCTAATCGGCGACACCAAGAAATTGAGTTTGGAAACCATCGCGGCATTGCCGGCCGTCGAGCGCGTGATACGCATTTCGGAAGAGTACCGCATCCTCGGCCGCCATAAAGATGGCAACCGCGCCACCGGTTTTACTTATAACGGCATTCACTTTGATCAGAATACCCTCATCGTTTTTGCCGGCTTGTGCGCGGTTGACAACCGCAAACATGTGGAGATCATGATGCGCGCCCTGCAGGAAAACGGACAAACCTGCACGCGCATGGGCGCCTATAAACCGCGCACCAATCCTTATTCCTTTCAAGGACACGGCAAAAGCTGCCTGCCTTATGTGTTCGAGCTGGCGGGGAAATACGGCATCAAGATCATTGCCATGGAAATCACGCACGAAGATCACGTGGAAGAAATCGATGAGTGCTTGACGCAGACTGGAAATCCCACGGGCGTGTTGTTGCAAATCGGCACGCGCAACACGCAGAACTTCGAGCTGCTAAAGGCGATCGGCAGACAAAAAAAATATCCCGTGTTGTTAAAACGCGGTTTCGGCATCTCGCTGGCGGAGTCGCTCAACGCCGCGGAATACCTCGCCAGCGAGGGCAACAGCAATGTGATTTTTTGTTTGCGCGGCATGAAGAATGCGTTCGCCGAGCCGCATCGCAACATGGTGGATTTCTCGCATGTGCCGGTGGTGAAGCGCTTGACGCGCATGCCGGTGTGCATCGACCCGTCACATTCGGTGGGATCGCGCGCGCGCGCGCCCGACGGCCTGCTTGACATTTTTCATGCCACCACCCAGGGTGTGATCGCTGGCGCGAATATGATCTTGGTGGACTTTCATCCTGATCCGCCCAGCGCACTGGTTGATGGTCCGCAAGCGCTGCTGCTGGAGGAGCTCCCCCATTTTCTCGCCGATGTGCAGATTGCGCGGCGGGCCTATTTGCAGCGGCTGGAATTGACGAAAGAAGTGACTGGCTGA